One part of the Vitis riparia cultivar Riparia Gloire de Montpellier isolate 1030 chromosome 6, EGFV_Vit.rip_1.0, whole genome shotgun sequence genome encodes these proteins:
- the LOC117915944 gene encoding histone H3.2: protein MARTKQTARKSTGGKAPRKQLATKAARKSAPATGGVKKPHRFRPGTVALREIRKYQKSTELLIRKLPFQRLVREIAQDFKTDLRFQSSAVAALQEAAEAYLVGLFEDTNLCAIHAKRVTIMPKDIQLARRIRGERA, encoded by the coding sequence ATGGCTCGTACCAAGCAGACGGCTAGGAAGTCCACCGGAGGGAAGGCCCCGAGAAAGCAGTTGGCCACCAAGGCTGCTCGAAAGTCTGCGCCGGCCACGGGAGGGGTAAAGAAGCCCCACAGGTTCAGGCCGGGAACAGTGGCGTTGAGGGAGATCAGGAAGTACCAAAAGAGCACTGAACTCTTGATCAGGAAGCTACCGTTCCAGAGGCTGGTTAGGGAGATTGCTCAGGACTTCAAAACGGATCTGAGGTTCCAGAGCAGCGCTGTGGCTGCTCTCCAGGAGGCGGCCGAGGCGTACCTGGTTGGTCTCTTTGAGGATACCAACCTCTGCGCCATTCACGCCAAGAGAGTCACCATCATGCCCAAGGACATCCAGCTCGCTCGCAGAATCCGCGGCGAGAGGGCTTAG